One stretch of Diabrotica undecimpunctata isolate CICGRU chromosome 5, icDiaUnde3, whole genome shotgun sequence DNA includes these proteins:
- the LOC140441101 gene encoding aldo-keto reductase family 1 member B1-like — translation MSKIPRVLKLSNGLSIPTIGLGTYKSGPNEVQEAVKYAVGLGYRHIDTASFYGNENEIGTALKSIFNEGKLKREDIFVVTKLWNNYHEKKLVVPQLKQSLKLLELDYIDLYLIHWPFGFKESEPLPTDPSGYSDVDYLETWEGMEECVNLGLAKSIGISNFNKEQMERLLKHCKIPPVVNQVEVNPNNSQPDLIKFCKDKGIVVTGFCPLERIGVTKTPNYPGPTVEDPRVIEIAKKHNKTPAQVVLRYLLELGISIIPKSVSPTRIKDNFEILDFDLSADELEVLKSRNKNTRTSALLDFKDHKYYPF, via the exons ATGTCGAAGATACCTAGAGTTTTAAAACTTAGCAATGGTTTGTCTATACCAACAATTGGATTAGGTACCTACAAA TCGGGACCGAATGAAGTTCAAGAGGCTGTAAAGTATGCAGTAGGTTTAGGCTATAGACACATTGATACTGCTTCATTTTATGGAAATGAAAACGAAATAGGCACTGCATTAAAGAGTATCTTCAACGAAGGTAAACTAAAGAGAGAAGATATATTTGTTGTTACTAAA ctGTGGAACAACTACCATGAAAAGAAGCTGGTTGTACCTCAACTTAAACAATCTCTGAAATTGTTAGAACTTGACTACATTGATTTATATCTCATACATTGGCCTTTTGGATTCAAG GAAAGTGAACCATTGCCGACAGATCCTTCTGGATATAGTGATGTAGATTATCTAGAAACTTGGGAAGGTATGGAAGAATGTGTCAATTTGGGGTTAGCAAAAAGCATTGGTATCTCCAATTTTAACAAGGAACAGATGGAGAGATTATTAAAACATTGCAAAATACCACCA GTAGTCAATCAAGTTGAAGTGAATCCTAACAACAGCCAACCAGATCTAATTAAGTTTTGCAAAGATAAAGGGATTGTTGTTACCGGTTTTTGTCCTTTGGAAAGAATAGGAGTGACTAAAACTCCCAATTATCCTGGACCAACAGTTGAGGACCCAAGAGTAATAGAAATTGCCAAGAAGCATAATAAAACACCAGCTCAAGTGGTTCTAAGATATTTG cTGGAACTGGGTATTAGTATCATTCCAAAATCGGTCAGTCCCACGAGAATAAAAGACAACTTTGAGATTTTAGATTTTGATTTATCTGCTGATGAGTTGGAGGTCCTCAAATCACGCAATAAAAACACTCGAACTTCAGCTCTGTTGGACTTCAAAGACCACAAATATTATCCATTTTGA
- the LOC140441102 gene encoding hsp70-binding protein 1 yields the protein MPVVNTSMALLPVTEVSHAGEPTPLENQPRQPMSLQGLLRFSMEATRAEDTPFNSEFVPMDDERKKFLEEALKSMTVDVVEILQRQIVLLKGVESINASEGNMKYLEAIETILEYVDNIDIANDFHKIGGFTTIYPCMKSTDSKIRAGGCELLAVLCQNNPYCQTVVLDNEFVPKLLYMIENDDDGQVITKGIYALGGIVRDNPEGLTQLIHYNGLSVLLNCLKSNHENVIIKSAFLLGTLCRAEPNLKEKLTSLGSVPQLISLFLTERSACHEHVMSLLVSILEDNPVAVDQFKNHSPNMKDLLQRYLSSVNNREECLEEQTYCKRLLHILQS from the exons atGCCAGTTGTTAATACAAGTATGGCTCTACTACCGGTAACAGAAGTTTCACACGCAGGAGAACCTACACCATTAGAAAATCAACCAAGGCAACCCATGAGTTTGCAAGGATTACTTAGATTTTCTATGGAAGCTACAAGGGCAGAAGATACGCCTTTTAATAGTGAATTCGTGCCTATGGACGATGAG agaaAGAAATTCCTTGAAGAAGCTCTGAAGTCAATGACAGTAGATGTTGTTGAAATTCTCCAAAGACAGATAGTGTTGTTAAAAGGAGTTGAATCTATAAATGCTTCAGAAGGGAATATGAAGTATTTAGAAGCTATAGAAACTATTTTGGAATATGTTGATAATATTGATATTGCAAATG ATTTTCACAAAATTGGTGGATTTACAACCATTTATCCCTGCATGAAGTCCACTGATAGCAAAATTCGAGCAGGAGGATGTGAACTACTGGCAGTTCTATGCCAAAACAATCCATATTGTCAAACAGTAGTTCTTGATAATGAATTTGTACCAAAACTTTTATATATGATAGAAAACGATGATGATGGACAAGTCATAACAAAGGGTATTTATGCTTTAGGTG gCATTGTAAGAGACAATCCTGAAGGTCTGACACAGTTAATCCATTATAATGGACTCTCAGTGTTATTGAACTGCCTGAAAAGTAATCATGAGAATGTTATTATCAAATCAGCATTTCTTCTTGGTACCTTATGTAGAGCAGAACCAAATTTAAAAG aaaaacttaCATCACTAGGAAGTGTTCCACAActcatttctttatttttaactgAAAGATCTGCTTGCCACGAACATGTGATGTCTTTGCTGGTATCTATACTTGAAGATAATCCTGTTGCTGTAGATCAATTTAAAAACCATTCACCAAACATGAAAGATTTGTTGCAGAGATATTTGTCTAGTGTGAATAATCGAGAAGAATGTTTG GAAGAACAGACATACTGTAAGAGGCTTCTCCATATATTACAATCCTAG